In Bos mutus isolate GX-2022 chromosome 10, NWIPB_WYAK_1.1, whole genome shotgun sequence, a single window of DNA contains:
- the PIGH gene encoding phosphatidylinositol N-acetylglucosaminyltransferase subunit H isoform X1, translated as MAGPGAGEPAMEDKRSFSDICGGRLALHRRYYSPSCLEFCLSCPRISLRSLTAVTCTVWLAAYGLFTLCENSMILSAAIFITLLGLLGYLHFVKIDHETLLIIDSLGIQMTSSYASGKESTTFIEMGKVKDVIINEAIYMQKVIYYLCILLKDPVEPHGISQVVPIFQSAKPRLDCLIEVYRSCQEILAHQKAASMSP; from the exons ATGGCCGGGCCTGGGGCGGGCGAGCCGGCCATGGAGGACAAGCGAAGCTTCTCAGATATCTGCGGCGGCCGCCTGGCCTTGCACCGCCGATACTACTCCCCTTCCTGCCTGGAGTTCTGCCTCAGCTGCCCTCGGATCTCTTTGCGCTCGCTCACCGCTGTCACCTGCACCGTGTGGCTGGCGGCCTACGGACTCTTCACACTCTGTGAG AACAGCATGATCCTCTCTGCTGCCATCTTCATCACTCTCTTAGGCCTGCTTGGTTACCTCCATTTTGTAAAGATTGATCATGAGACTCTGTTAATCATTGATTCCCTGGGTATCCAGATGACCTCATCCTATGCCTCAGGCAAAGAAAGTACCACCTTCATTGAGATGGGCAAGGTGAAGGATGTCATCATTAATGAGGCTATTTACATG CAGAAGGTGATTTACTACCTCTGCATTTTATTGAAGGATCCAGTGGAACCACATGGGATATCCCAAGTAGTACCCATCTTCCAG AGTGCCAAGCCCCGGCTGGACTGCTTGATTGAAGTGTACAGGAGCTGCCAGGAGATCCTGGCACACCAGAAAGCTGCATCAATGAGCCCATGA
- the PIGH gene encoding phosphatidylinositol N-acetylglucosaminyltransferase subunit H isoform X2, giving the protein MAGPGAGEPAMEDKRSFSDICGGRLALHRRYYSPSCLEFCLSCPRISLRSLTAVTCTVWLAAYGLFTLCENSMILSAAIFITLLGLLGYLHFVKIDHETLLIIDSLGIQMTSSYASGKESTTFIEMGKVKDVIINEAIYMKVIYYLCILLKDPVEPHGISQVVPIFQSAKPRLDCLIEVYRSCQEILAHQKAASMSP; this is encoded by the exons ATGGCCGGGCCTGGGGCGGGCGAGCCGGCCATGGAGGACAAGCGAAGCTTCTCAGATATCTGCGGCGGCCGCCTGGCCTTGCACCGCCGATACTACTCCCCTTCCTGCCTGGAGTTCTGCCTCAGCTGCCCTCGGATCTCTTTGCGCTCGCTCACCGCTGTCACCTGCACCGTGTGGCTGGCGGCCTACGGACTCTTCACACTCTGTGAG AACAGCATGATCCTCTCTGCTGCCATCTTCATCACTCTCTTAGGCCTGCTTGGTTACCTCCATTTTGTAAAGATTGATCATGAGACTCTGTTAATCATTGATTCCCTGGGTATCCAGATGACCTCATCCTATGCCTCAGGCAAAGAAAGTACCACCTTCATTGAGATGGGCAAGGTGAAGGATGTCATCATTAATGAGGCTATTTACATG AAGGTGATTTACTACCTCTGCATTTTATTGAAGGATCCAGTGGAACCACATGGGATATCCCAAGTAGTACCCATCTTCCAG AGTGCCAAGCCCCGGCTGGACTGCTTGATTGAAGTGTACAGGAGCTGCCAGGAGATCCTGGCACACCAGAAAGCTGCATCAATGAGCCCATGA
- the LOC102285565 gene encoding large ribosomal subunit protein eL39, with protein sequence MSSHKTFRIKRFLAKKQKQNRPIPQWIRMKTGNKIRYNSKRRHWRRTKLGL encoded by the coding sequence ATGTCTTCTCACAAGACTTTCAGGATCAAGCGATTCCTggccaagaaacaaaagcagaatcgTCCCATTCCTCAatggattcgaatgaaaactggcAATAAAATCAGGTACAACTCCAAGAGAAGACATTGGAGAAGAACCAAGCTGGGTCTATAA